The genomic region GTAAGCCGCGCCGGCTCCCGGTGCTCCGCCACCCGCGCCATCGCCCGGGCCAGCCGCGCCGGGGCGTCCTTCGCCGACGGACGGCTGCCGTGTCCCGCCCTCCCCGTCGTGGATAGCCTCATCCACACGGGACCCTTCTCCCACATGTTGAGGAGGAAGAACTTTCCTCCCGCCCCGAAGACGTCCCGCACGCCGACGCCGCCTTCGTTCATCCCGAACGCCGGGCCGATCGGGAACGGCAAGTTCCGCACGAAATATTTCGCCCCCTCGCCTCCGCCCACCTCCTCGTCCGCGTTGGCCACGAGGAACAGTTTTCTCCGCAGGATCCCCGCCTTCGCGGCGCGCAGCGCGGCGCACCAGTGGGCGGCCCCCAGGCCCTTCGTGTCGAGCGTCCCGCGCCCGTACAGAAAACCGTCCCGTACCTCCGCCGAAAACGGCGGCACGCTCCACTCCTGTGCCCTTGCCGGCACCACGTCCATGTGGTGGATGAGGACCAGCCCCGGCTCCTCCGTTCCTCCGACGTGGCACAGGACGTTCGGCTTTTCCGGCTTCGCCCCGAACGTGACCGGCGACAGCCCCTCCGTCCGCAGTGTCCCGCACAGCAGCTCCGCCGCCTCCCGGCAATCCCCCGGCGGGTTCGACGTGTCGATCCGCAGATATTCGGAAAGCAGCGCGACCGGGTCCGTCATTGAACTCCCCCCCGTTTCGGGATACATTTCCTTGACCACGCAAGAGCGGCCCACATCGCTCGCCAGGAGACATCCGCATGCCCAAGGCACTCATCACCGGCGTCACCGGCCAGGACGGATCGTACCTGGTCGAGTTTCTGCTGTCGAAGGGGTACGAGGTTCACGGCATCATCCGCCGCGCCTCCACCTTCAACACGGGCCGCCTCGACCACATCTACGTCGACCCGCACGCCGCCGGCGCCCGCATGTTCCTGCACTACGGCGACCTGTCGGACGGGGGGCAGCTCACCAACCTCATCTACAACGTCCAGCCCGACGAAATCTACCATTTGGGTGCGCAAAGTCACGTGCGCGTTTCCTTCGACATCCCCGAATACACCGGCGACATCACCGGCCTCGGCACGACCCGCATCCTCGAGTCGCTGCGCCGCGCGGGCGGCAAGGCCCGCTACTACCAGGCCTCCTCCAGCGAGATGTTCGGCGCCACCCCGCCGCCGCAGGGCGAGAAGACGCCCTTCTATCCCCGCTCCCCGTACGGCGCGGCCAAGGTGTACTCCTACTGGATGGCGGTCAACTACCGGGAAGCGTACAACATGTTCGCCAGCAACGGGATCCTCTTCAACCACGAATCCCCGCGGCGCGGCGAGACGTTCGTCACCCGCAAGATCACCCGTGCGATCGCGAAGATCAAGGCCGGCAGGCAGAAGGAGCTGTTCCTCGGCAACCTCGACGCCCGGCGCGACTGGGGGTTCGCCTACGAGTACGTGCAGGCGATGTGGCGCATCCTGCAGCACGATCGGGGTGATGATTTCGTCATCGGCACCGGCCAGTCGAACTCGGTGAAGGAGTTCCTCGAGGAGGCGTTCGCCTACGCGGGCCTCGACTGGAAGGAGTACGTGAAGATCGACCCGAAATATTTCCGGCCTACCGAGGTCGTGAACCTGTTCGCCGACGCGTCGAAGGCGAAGAAGCTGCTCGGATGGGAGCCGAAGGTGACGTTCAAGGAGCTGGTGCGGATCATGGTCGACGCCGACCTGGAGGATGCGGGGCTTCCGACCCCCGGCGAGGGCCGCAAAATCCTCGCCGCCAAGGGCTTCCCCGTTGGCTCGAAACTCTAAAGGATGAGCGCGTTCGCGGGAAAGAAGATCCTGGTCACCGGAGGGTCGGGGTTCCTCGGGGCTCCCGTCATCGCGCAGCTGCTCGGTCGCGGCGCGCGGCAGGAGGACATCACCGTTCCGCGGTCGGCTCGGTACGACCTTCGCCTCCCGGCGCCGTGCGCGGAGGTCGTCGCGGGGCAGGATCTCGTCATCCACCTCGCGGCCAACGCGGGCGGGATCGGCTGGAACCGGGCGCACCCCGGCTCCCTTTTCTACGACAACGCCGCGATGGGGATCCACCTGACGGAGGAGTCCCGCAAGTCGGGCGTCAAAAAATTCGTCCAGATCGGCACCGTCTGCGCCTACCCGTTCCAGCCGCCGCGCATCCCGTTCCGCGAGGACGACCTCTGGATGGGGTATCCCGAGCGGACCAACGCCCCGTACGGCATGGCCAAGAAAATGATGATGGTGATGGGGCAGGCGTACCGGGAGGAGTACGGCTTCAACGTGATCTACCTGCTCCCAGTGAACCTGTACGGCCCCCGCGACCACTTCTTCGAGCCGGAGAAGTCGCACGTCATCCCGGCGCTCATCAAGAAATTCGTCGATGCCCGCGACTCCGGCGCGTCGGAGGTGATCGTATGGGGGAGCGGCTACTTCAAGGGCACCCCCGTATCCCGCGAGTTCCTCTACGTGGACGACGCGGCCGAGGCGATCGCATTGGCGGCCGAGCGGTACGACGGGGCGGAACCGGTGAATGTCGGCGCGGGACGCGAGGTGCCGATCAACGACCTGATCGCCATGGTGTGCGAGATGACCGGCTACCGGGGGAAGGTGGTCCGCGACCTCACGAAGCCCGACGGCCAGCCCCGCCGATGCCTCGATATTTCCCGCGCGAAGGAGAAGTTCGGCTTCGTCGCCCGCACGCCGTTCGAGGAAGGCCTGCGCAAGACGATCGCGTGGTACGAGCAGGCGCGACGGGAACCGTGATCCGCCGGCAAGAACGTCGTCGCGAACGGAACGGATGAAAATTCGGAGGAACGAGGGGGAGGAATGAAGCGCGTGCTGGTCACCGGCGGCGCCGGGTTCATCGGATCGCACCTGTGCGAACGGCTGCTGGCGCGGGGAGACGAGGTCCTGTGCGTCGACAACTTCTTCACCTCCCGCCGGCAGAACATCGCCCACCTCCGCGGCAATCCCCTGTTCGAGTTCATGCGCCACGACATCACCTGGCCGCTCTATGTCGAGGTCGACCGGATTTACAACCTGGCCTGCCCCGCCTCCCCCGTCCATTACCAGTTCGACCCGGTGCAGACGACGAAGACGAACGTGCACGGCGCGATCAACATGCTCGGGCTCGCCAAGCGCCTCAAGGTGCGCATCCTCCAGGCCTCGACCTCCGAGGTGTACGGCGACCCGGCCCAGCACCCGCAGACGGAGTCGTACTGGGGGAACGTGAACCCGATCGGGATACGTGCCTGCTACGACGAAGGAAAGCGTTGCGCGGAGACGCTCTTCTTCGACTATTACCGCCAGCACAACCTGCAGATCCGCGTGATTAGGATCTTCAACACGTACGGCCCGCGGATGCACCCCAACGACGGCCGCGTGGTGTCGAACTTCATCGTCCAGGCGCTGAAGGGGGAGCCGATCACGCTGTACGGCACGGGGAGCCAGTCGCGCTCCTTCTGCTACGTGGACGACCTCGTCACCGGGATGATCGCGATGATGGACCAGGACGAGCTGGTCGGGCCGGTGAACCTGGGCAACCCCGGCGAGTTCACGATCCTCGAGCTGGCGACGATGGTCAAGGAGCTCACCGGCTCGAAGTCCGAGATCGTTTTCCAGCCGCTTCCGCAGGACGACCCGGTCCGCCGCCGCCCGGACATCACCCTGGCGAAGGCGAAGCTTCACTGGGAGCCGACGATCCCGCTGCGCGACGGCCTCACCCGCACGGTCGCCTTCTTCCGGGAGTTGCTCGCCGCGGGGTGATGACGCCGCTGTCCCGACGTTGAAGGCGGGCCAACGGGGCAGGGTGGGCTCGTCGTAGCCGCGGACCGCCGACCGGTTCCCGTACACACGGTTCGATAACCGGCCTGTCGCCGCGCGCCCCTCCGGGTTTCGCACGCCCCCTCCGTCCGGTTTTACTCCCGCAACTCCTTCCCGCGCGGACGTTTTTCGGTCCCGCCGCGCCTCCGCGCAACCCGTGCGTCCCTCGCACGCAACCGGCCCGCCCCTTGCTCCCTCCTCCCCGCAACACGCCGCGCTGCGGCCCAAGGAGGAAGCGACGATGAAGAAAGCGCTGCTGGTCGGCATCAACCGGTACCCGGATCCGCGCAACGAACTGAAAGGGTGCGTCAACGACGTCCGCCAGATGGCGGAAACGCTGAAAAGCCGGTACGGCTTCCCCGGCGACGGGAACATGCGCATCCTCACCGATGCCCGCGCCACCACGAAGGCGATCCTCGACGGGCTCGCCTGGCTCACTGCGGGGGCCTCCCCGGGCGACTCCCTCGTCTTCCACTACTCCGGCCACGGCTCCCAGGTGCCCGATCGAAACGGCGACGAGACGACCGACCGGCAGGACGAGATCCTCTGCCCGTACGACCTCGACTGGGATCACCCCCTCACCGACGACGACCTCGCCGCCGCCTGCGCCAACGTCCCGCAAGGGGCCCTCCTCACCGTCATCCTCGACTGCTGCCACTCCGGCACCGGCCTGCGCGACTTCGCCCTCTCCGGCAACCTCCATTACCTGGCCAGCCTCACGCGGCCCGCGAATCTCGTCTACTCCGGCTGCACCATCCCCCGCGGGAATTTCGTCCGCCCCTGCGGCATCCCCCCGTCCGACGCCCCCGACCGGCATCGCTTCCTCCCGTACCCGGAAACGCCCCATCCAGCTCCGCCGCGCCCTCGCCGCCCCGCCCGCCGGTTCGGCGTCAGCGTCACCCGCACCAACGCCGTGCTGATCGCCGCCTGTCGGGACGACCAGACATCGTCCGACGCCTGGATCGACGGCGGCTACCACGGCGCCCACACGTACCACCTTTGCCGCACCCTGACCAACGGAGCCCGCGACCTCACCTACCGCGCCCTCGTTTCCGCCACCGGGACCGCCCTCTCCCGCGCCGGTTTCGACCAGGTCCCCCAGCTCGAAGGGCCCACCCGCCTGCTCGTGGATCCGGTGTTCCTCCCTCTCACCACGGCCGGCAAAGAAAGGTGCGCCGTTTGATCGGTAGCCCCAACCGTTTCCTGCTGACGAATCACGCTTCGGTGGTCCTGCGGGAACGCGACATTCCCGTGGAGTGGGTCCGGCGAGTCCTTGCGCGTCCGCGTCTTCGTCTGCCGGATGCCGAGGACCCGGATCTGCTCCATGCGTTGGCTCCGATCGTAGAGCGAGAAGACCGCGTCTTGCGAGTCGTATATAATGGAACAACAGATCCGTGGCGGGTTGTCACAGCCTACTTCGACCGCGCCTGGAGGGGGATGTTATGAGGATTCATTTCGACGAAAAAGCCGACGCTCTTTACCTGCGGCTGGATGACGCTCCGGTCATCGACTCCCAGGAGGTCTCGGGCGGGATCGTCCTCGACTTCAACGATCGAAGCCAGGTGGTCGGCATCGAGGTCCTCGATGTGAAGAAGCGTTTCCCAAATGCGGACCCCAAGACGATCCGCCTGGATATGGCCTGACCTCCCACGCCCGGAACCGTTGAACAGGGACGTTCCTCCCTTGCCGTAATTTACCGGTTTTGATACTGTTTGCACATAATCCGGCGTACGCCCCTTACCAATGAGACGTGCGTCTCGAGCGCGTGTGGATGTCCCACATGGCGATGTCCGCGGGAGGGCTGTGCTTGGACCCGAAGTGGTTCCTCGTCAAGACGAAAGCGCTGAATGAAACGCGCGTATACACCCGCCTGACCGGCGCCGGCTACGAAGTCCTCTTCCCGAAAATCAGCAGGAAATCGAAGCGCCACCGCGGCCTCTTCGAGATGCGCCCGCTCTTCCCGACCTACCTCTTCGTCCGGTTCCACGGCGACGAACTGAAAACGATCAAATACACCCACGGCGTCGCCCGCGTCATCTGCTTCGGCCCCGAGCCGCATGAAGTGGATGAGGAGATCATCGTCGCCGTCCGCGCCCGGATGAACGAGGAGGGGATCGTCAAACTGGAGCCGAAACGGGTCATCCTGACCCCGGGCCAGCGCGTCAAGATCGGGGAAGGCCCCTTCGCCGGCCTCGACGCGATCTTCGTGGAGGAGATGCCCGACCGCGAGCGCGTGGTCCTGCTCCTCGACGCCGTCTCCAGTTACAGGCTCACCATCGAGAAGGATTCACTGGAACGGTAGGTGATCGCCGCTTCGCTTCAGGTGGTATGTTGATCGGGGTATCCACCGTTCCACCATGGAAATGGAAACAATGTATCGCGCCCCACAGGAGTTCGCCGTATCCGCCCCGGTTTCCGATCTTTCCGGAGGCCGCATGGGCGGTAGCCTGTCCGCCGTCCTCGCGGCCTTCGTCCTGTTCGCCGCGCCCGCCCACGCCGCCGACCTGTTCCTCACCGGCGAGCGGGAGGTCTACCTCGCCGTCGACAAGTTGAACGCGATGGGCCAGCTCCCCGGCTTCCTCGCCAACACGCGCCCGTACTCCGTCGCCGCCGTCCGCGCCGCCCTCGCCAACAACGCTGCCGCGGGACAGGGCACCGGCTGCGACGCCGAGCTCGCCCGCTGGGCTTCCTACGCGACGAAGCCGACCGTCCTGGTCCGCGGCACCGCCGCCCTCGAAGCGGACGAAAAGCGCGAGACCCGCCCCATCGAAGGCGGCGTCCCCACGCCCAGGGGCGTCTCCACCCGCCTCTCGATCCTCGCCCGCGAGGAGACGTCCCCGTTCGTTTCCGCCCACGCCTCCGTCGCCACCTTCTTCGGCGAAGGCGGCGAGACCGGCACCCGCGTCGGCGAGACCGCCATCGAGACCGGCACCCCGTCCGCCGCCCTGCAGATCGGCAAGATCGCCACCTGGTACGGCCCCGGCCGCCTCGGCGCCCTCATCTTCACCAACAACGCCCAGAGCTACCCTGGCATCCGCCTCCACAACCCGGTCCCCATCGCCGTCCCCGGCCTCTTCTCCTTCCTCGGGAACGCCCAGTACGACCTGTTCCTCGCGCGCCTCGAGTCGGACCGCCCCATCCCGAACCCGCTCCTCTTCGGCATGCGCCTTGCGGCCCGCCCCGGCCGCTACCTCGAACTCGGCCTCTCCCGGTCGATGATCTACGGCGGCCACGGCCACGACAGCGGGATCGTAGCGTGGTGGGACGCCTTCAAGGGGGAAAACACCAACGAGCCCGGCGATCAAGGGCTGGTCAACCAGATCGCCGGTTTCGACATCACCCTCACGCTCCCGTTCCCCTCCCAACCGATCCAGGCGTACCTCGAAATGGCGGGGGAGGACGCGGCGCACCTGCTGGGCACCCCCATCCCGTTCCCGAGCAAATTCGCGTATGTCACCGGCGTCTTCCTCCCGACCCTGTTCGGCAGCGCGGCGCACGACCTACGGGTCGAATGGGCCCGCAACCACTGGCAGGGGAACGGCCCGGCGTGGTACGTCCACTCGGTTTCCGGAGAGGGCTACGCCCACTCCTACCGCAACCGGGTTCTCGGCCACCCGATGGGCAACGACGCGCAGAACCTCTCCATCCAGGGCCACCACTTCCTCCTCCCATCGACTTATATCGAGTGGACATTGTCCCGCACCGACCGCTTCTCCCCCGGCCCGATGAAGGAGCGCACCGACCGCGCTTCCGCCGGCCTCGTCGGATGGCTCTCCGAAAACGTCCGCGCCGAAGCGGAGATCGCCCTCGAAAAGGTGAAGAACCCCGCCGGCCTCCCGGGCTCGCCCGCCGAAGACGCCTCCTTCCGCGTCGCCCTCTCCTACCAACACGGGAGCGGGAAATGAACTCCCCACGGTTTGCACGGGTCTCCTCTCCATGGTAGACTGGTCTGCAAACTGGTCTGAAGGAGCGGAACGATGAAAAGCGTCGGGGCATACGAGGCGAAGACCCACCTGTCCGGGCTGCTGGACGAAGTGAGCCGCGGCGCGCACATCTCCATCACCAGGAAAGGGGTCCCCGTGGCGTTGATGGTGCCTCCCTCCTCCCGGCGGAAAGAGGACGTCGCCGAAACGATCCGGAAGCTAAAGGAACTCCGGAAAGGGATCACCTTGGGCGGGATATCGGTCCGTGAACTCATCGATGCGGGGCGCCGCTATTGACCCGCTTCGTCCTCGATTGCTCCGTGACCGTGGCCTGGTGCATCGAAGGCGAGGCGAATCCATCGACCGACCGGCTTCTCGATTCCCTGCGGTCCGGCGAGGCCCTTGTGCCCGCCCTCTGGCCTCTTGAGATTTCCAACGTTCTCCTGACGGCGGAGCGTCGTCGCCGGTTCACCCGTGCCCAAGGGTTCCAGTGCCTGGAGATGCTGCGTTCCCTTCCCATTGCCGTGGACGAAAGCACGTCTTCCCGGGCGATGGGCGATATCCTGTCGCTGGCCAGGGATCAGAACCTCCCCGTATACGACGCCGCGTACCTGGAACTGTCGATCCGCGAGGCGCTCCCCCTTGCGACCCGCGACAAGGCCCTCGCCGCCGCCGCGAAGCGGTGCGGGGTTCCCCTGAAATGAAGGACGACGGCCTCGTCATCGAGACCCTTCGAGGCGCTCTCCCCGACGTGGTGGCGATCTATCGGTTCGGCTCGACGGCCACGGGACAGGCGGGCAAGGAAAGCGACGTCGACATCGCCGTCCTCCCCGCGGCTCCCATCGAGCCCACCTTCCGCTGGAACCTTCAGGAGTGCCTTGCCGTGGCGCTTCACCGCCCCGTCGATCTCGTCGATCTGCTCCAGGCCTCCACGGTCATGCGCATGCAGGTTCTTGAATCGGCGATTCTTCTGTTCGAACGCGATCCGTCCGTCCGCCTTCGCTTCGAAACGGCCGCCTGTTCCGCCTACGCTCGTCTCAACGAAGAGCGCCGGGCGATCCTGGACCAGGTCCGCCGGGAGGGGACCGTTTATGGTCGATGACGTGAGCATCAACAAGGCCGCCATCCTCGAACGGTGCGTGGCCCGCGTCCGCGAAGAGTACGCCGGAGACGAGGCCAATCTCTTCCGGGACCAGACCCGGCA from Deltaproteobacteria bacterium harbors:
- a CDS encoding M20/M25/M40 family metallo-hydrolase, which codes for MTDPVALLSEYLRIDTSNPPGDCREAAELLCGTLRTEGLSPVTFGAKPEKPNVLCHVGGTEEPGLVLIHHMDVVPARAQEWSVPPFSAEVRDGFLYGRGTLDTKGLGAAHWCAALRAAKAGILRRKLFLVANADEEVGGGEGAKYFVRNLPFPIGPAFGMNEGGVGVRDVFGAGGKFFLLNMWEKGPVWMRLSTTGRAGHGSRPSAKDAPARLARAMARVAEHREPARLTEPVRDMLRVLRAKGYLDLDVDVLRGGAEEAAVLEALGSRFPEIDPLLRNTFAVTTLAAGFKPNVIPSSAEGTIDARIVPGEEPSAVVDRLRTLVADLDVSVEILFAEKPNGSPMGPLYGAMEAAVLAVHPDAVVLPYMCTGFTDSRFFRSIGIPTYGLMPLLLPREEHGKIHGVDERIPVDGIEEMTRIVYALIEGWNAES
- the gmd gene encoding GDP-mannose 4,6-dehydratase — protein: MPKALITGVTGQDGSYLVEFLLSKGYEVHGIIRRASTFNTGRLDHIYVDPHAAGARMFLHYGDLSDGGQLTNLIYNVQPDEIYHLGAQSHVRVSFDIPEYTGDITGLGTTRILESLRRAGGKARYYQASSSEMFGATPPPQGEKTPFYPRSPYGAAKVYSYWMAVNYREAYNMFASNGILFNHESPRRGETFVTRKITRAIAKIKAGRQKELFLGNLDARRDWGFAYEYVQAMWRILQHDRGDDFVIGTGQSNSVKEFLEEAFAYAGLDWKEYVKIDPKYFRPTEVVNLFADASKAKKLLGWEPKVTFKELVRIMVDADLEDAGLPTPGEGRKILAAKGFPVGSKL
- a CDS encoding NAD-dependent epimerase/dehydratase family protein, with translation MSAFAGKKILVTGGSGFLGAPVIAQLLGRGARQEDITVPRSARYDLRLPAPCAEVVAGQDLVIHLAANAGGIGWNRAHPGSLFYDNAAMGIHLTEESRKSGVKKFVQIGTVCAYPFQPPRIPFREDDLWMGYPERTNAPYGMAKKMMMVMGQAYREEYGFNVIYLLPVNLYGPRDHFFEPEKSHVIPALIKKFVDARDSGASEVIVWGSGYFKGTPVSREFLYVDDAAEAIALAAERYDGAEPVNVGAGREVPINDLIAMVCEMTGYRGKVVRDLTKPDGQPRRCLDISRAKEKFGFVARTPFEEGLRKTIAWYEQARREP
- a CDS encoding SDR family oxidoreductase, encoding MKRVLVTGGAGFIGSHLCERLLARGDEVLCVDNFFTSRRQNIAHLRGNPLFEFMRHDITWPLYVEVDRIYNLACPASPVHYQFDPVQTTKTNVHGAINMLGLAKRLKVRILQASTSEVYGDPAQHPQTESYWGNVNPIGIRACYDEGKRCAETLFFDYYRQHNLQIRVIRIFNTYGPRMHPNDGRVVSNFIVQALKGEPITLYGTGSQSRSFCYVDDLVTGMIAMMDQDELVGPVNLGNPGEFTILELATMVKELTGSKSEIVFQPLPQDDPVRRRPDITLAKAKLHWEPTIPLRDGLTRTVAFFRELLAAG
- a CDS encoding caspase family protein, encoding MKKALLVGINRYPDPRNELKGCVNDVRQMAETLKSRYGFPGDGNMRILTDARATTKAILDGLAWLTAGASPGDSLVFHYSGHGSQVPDRNGDETTDRQDEILCPYDLDWDHPLTDDDLAAACANVPQGALLTVILDCCHSGTGLRDFALSGNLHYLASLTRPANLVYSGCTIPRGNFVRPCGIPPSDAPDRHRFLPYPETPHPAPPRPRRPARRFGVSVTRTNAVLIAACRDDQTSSDAWIDGGYHGAHTYHLCRTLTNGARDLTYRALVSATGTALSRAGFDQVPQLEGPTRLLVDPVFLPLTTAGKERCAV
- a CDS encoding DUF4258 domain-containing protein; protein product: MRRLIGSPNRFLLTNHASVVLRERDIPVEWVRRVLARPRLRLPDAEDPDLLHALAPIVEREDRVLRVVYNGTTDPWRVVTAYFDRAWRGML
- a CDS encoding DUF2283 domain-containing protein produces the protein MRIHFDEKADALYLRLDDAPVIDSQEVSGGIVLDFNDRSQVVGIEVLDVKKRFPNADPKTIRLDMA
- a CDS encoding capsule assembly Wzi family protein, which translates into the protein MGGSLSAVLAAFVLFAAPAHAADLFLTGEREVYLAVDKLNAMGQLPGFLANTRPYSVAAVRAALANNAAAGQGTGCDAELARWASYATKPTVLVRGTAALEADEKRETRPIEGGVPTPRGVSTRLSILAREETSPFVSAHASVATFFGEGGETGTRVGETAIETGTPSAALQIGKIATWYGPGRLGALIFTNNAQSYPGIRLHNPVPIAVPGLFSFLGNAQYDLFLARLESDRPIPNPLLFGMRLAARPGRYLELGLSRSMIYGGHGHDSGIVAWWDAFKGENTNEPGDQGLVNQIAGFDITLTLPFPSQPIQAYLEMAGEDAAHLLGTPIPFPSKFAYVTGVFLPTLFGSAAHDLRVEWARNHWQGNGPAWYVHSVSGEGYAHSYRNRVLGHPMGNDAQNLSIQGHHFLLPSTYIEWTLSRTDRFSPGPMKERTDRASAGLVGWLSENVRAEAEIALEKVKNPAGLPGSPAEDASFRVALSYQHGSGK
- a CDS encoding type II toxin-antitoxin system prevent-host-death family antitoxin — translated: MKSVGAYEAKTHLSGLLDEVSRGAHISITRKGVPVALMVPPSSRRKEDVAETIRKLKELRKGITLGGISVRELIDAGRRY
- a CDS encoding type II toxin-antitoxin system VapC family toxin encodes the protein MTRFVLDCSVTVAWCIEGEANPSTDRLLDSLRSGEALVPALWPLEISNVLLTAERRRRFTRAQGFQCLEMLRSLPIAVDESTSSRAMGDILSLARDQNLPVYDAAYLELSIREALPLATRDKALAAAAKRCGVPLK
- a CDS encoding nucleotidyltransferase domain-containing protein; this encodes MKDDGLVIETLRGALPDVVAIYRFGSTATGQAGKESDVDIAVLPAAPIEPTFRWNLQECLAVALHRPVDLVDLLQASTVMRMQVLESAILLFERDPSVRLRFETAACSAYARLNEERRAILDQVRREGTVYGR